The region GCATTAGAGCAACTGGCCAGATTAAAACCCTGCCGCAACAACGGGTTGAGGTCACAACCCCCGTGGGGGGAAAATTACTCGAACTATTAGTTAATCCAGGGGAAAGCGTTACGGCCGGTCAAGTCGTCGCCATTATGACCAGTGCTGAATTAGCGGAACTACGCACCACCGCCCAAGACCGACGGAGCTTGGCGATCGCCGCTGTGGAACAAGCCCAGGCAGACCTGCAACTAGCCCAGGAAAACTACCGCCAACAGCAACGGGTCACCCAAAGTGAAATCGAAGAAACCCGCATTGCCAAGCAATTTGCCCAAGAGCGTTACAACCGAGATCAGGAACTCGAAGCCAATGGAGCCTTACCCCGTCGCCAGCTTTTAGAATCGGAAGTGGCCTTAGCAAAAGCCAATGCAGATTTGACCAGAAGCCAAAGCCGTTTACCTGTCAGTGAAGCTGTCGCCCAAATCAAACGGGCCCAAACTGCTTTAAATGTTGCCCAAAAACAGGTCAAATTAAGCGAAGAAACCTATCAGACCCGTTTGCAACAACTGGGAACCAATGCCCGCGCCGACGGCACCATTGTGATTACAGCTCCCATTGCTGGCATAGTTATTGATCCTGCCACTACCCCAGAGCATGAAATCAAGGTCGGAGAATCCCGACAGGATGCAGGGGAACCGATTTTTACCATTATCAATAGTCAGCAGGTTCAAGTTTCAGCCAACATTTACGAAAAGGATTTAGGCAAAATTCGCCAGGGCCAAGGAATTCGGGGCTGGGGCAGTAGTACGCCGGGCAAAATCTTTACGGGAAGGATTAATCAAATCGGCTCCGTGGTGGAAGGGGAAAATCGTACCGTCTCCGTTAAAGCGACATTGGATAATGCTGATGGTCAACTAAAGCCGGGCCTGTTTGTGGAATTGGAAGTTTTAACCGACCGCACTCCTACCCCGGTGTTAGCCGTGCCGCAATCGGCCATTGTCAAAACTAACGATCAGCAAAATCTTGTTTTTGTCCAGAATGGCAATATTTTTGAACCTATTACCGTGACCCTAGGGCAAGTTGCCGGGGATTGGGTGGAAATTACCGATGGTTTATTTGCTGGAGATTTAGTGGTTACCCAACGGGCTAGTCAGCTTTACGCCCAGTCACTACGAGCGAAACCTCCCGAAACAGTGGAAGAGAGCGAAGAATCCCTAGAAATAACAGAATCAACCTTTTCTCTGCCTACATCACCGGCATGGCTTTTACCTCTGGGGGGAATAATGGCGGCCACTGGACTTTTTTGGGCCGGTAGTCTGTGGGGAAAACGACAACGGAGTCAACCATTGCCAGGGCATACCTTAACAGCAAGCCAGGACGAGCCATCCTTGGAAGTTGAAAAAGTGCTAGTTGAAACTTCTTCCCACCAGGACTTTTCCTAAATTTCTTTGCCCGCTGAAGCAATCCATCAACCCTATTCACCTAAAAAATGCTTAATGCCATCCTCAAATGGTCGATCGCCCAACGCTGGTTAGTCGTTATCGGAGCTATTCTGGTGGGCATTTTAGGAAGCTACAACCTCACCCAGATGCCCCTGGATGTATTTCCCCCCTTTGCACCGCCCCAAGTTGAAATCCAAACAGAAGCCCCAGGTTTAGCACCGGAGGAAGTGGAAACCTTAATCACCCTCCCTATCGAAAGTGCTGTCAACGGCACCCCGGGGGTAGAAATAGTACGGTCTTCTTCGGCAGTGGGAATTTCCGTGATTAAGGCTATTTTTGCGGATAACACAGATATTTATCGGGCCAGACAATTGGTAACGGAACGGTTGCAATCTGCCCGGAGCAAACTACCGGCCGGTGCGGAGGAACCACAAATTTCTCCGGTTTCTTCCCCCATTAGCACCATTTTGATGTACGCCTCAACGGTGGATGAACCAGATAACCCCGAAGCAAATTTGATGGAAGTGCGACGGCGGGTGGATCGGGAAATTACCAATCAAATCTTGGCCGTACCGGGGGTTTCCCAGGTAGTTGCCTACGGGGGAGACGTTAAGCAGTATCAGGTTTTGGTAGATCCGGCTCTCCTCAAGGCTTTTAACATTTCCCTACAACAGGTGACAGAGGCGGTGGAAGAAGCCAATGTTAATGCGGCGGGGGGCTTTTTATTGACCGCAGATCAGGAGGATGTGATTCGAGGTTTGGGGCGCATCGAAAATATCTCCCAATTGGCGGATTCCGTGGTGACGGCTAGGGACGGTAAACCGATTCTGCTCCGGGACGTGGCGGAAGTGACCATTGGCCCCACCCTAACTAGGGGCGATGGCAGTGTCAATGGCCAACGGGCAGTGGTGTTGGTGATTGATAAACAACCCCAAGCCGATACTCCCACAGTGAGTAAGGCGGTGGAAAAAACCATGGCAGAAGTCAAAGCGGCCTTGCCCGCCGGGGTTAATCTCCAGGTGACGTTTAGGCAAGAAAATTTTATTGATGCAGCGATCGCCAATGTGCGGGATTCCTTGCGGGATGGCATTATCATCGTCGCCGTGGTCATGGTGCTGTTTTTAATGAACTGGCGCACCGCTGTTATCACCCTCAGTGCTATTCCCCTCTCTCTTCTCATTGGCATGATGATTTTAAGTTGGTTTGGCCAAGGCATTAATGCCATGACCCTAGGAGGCTTGGCGGTGGCGATCGGCTCGGTGGTGGATGACTCCATTGTGGATATGGAAAATTGCTACCGGGGTCTGCGCCAAAACCAGGCCCTAGGCAATCCCAAGCATCCGTTTCAAGTGGTTTACGATACCTCCGTCGAAGTCCGTACCAGTGTGATTTTTTCCACAGTCATCATTGCCGTTGTGTTTGCCCCCATTTTTAGTCTAACGGGGGTCGAAGGGCGGATTTTTGCCCCTATGGGAGTGGCTTATCTGTTATCTATTTTTGCTTCCACCCTAGTGGCCATGACCCTTTCCCCAGCCCTTTGTGCCTTATTACTCACCCCTTGCCGTTTGCCCAGTGATGAAACTTGGTTGGCTCGCATTTGCCAAAGGATTTATCAACCTCTATTAAAGTTCAGTACCCACCATCCCCGCTGGATTATCGGGGCGGCGATCGCCTTTTTTGTTTTTGCCCTCAGCCTCGTTCCCGGTATGGGGCGGGTCTTTTTACCGGAATTTCAAGAACAGTCCTTGGTGAATGCCATGCTCCTTTATCCCGGCAGTTCCCTGGAAGCCACTAATCGGGTCGGTTTTGCCCTCCAGGATGCCCTCAAAGATGATCCTCGTTTTAGTACAGTGCAGTTACGCTCCGGTCGTGCGCCGGGGGATGCCGATGCCGGTGGGGTGAATTTAGGACATTTGGACGTAGAACTCAGTGATGAGGGAATAGCCGACCGAGAAGCCAGCATTGAAACCCTCCGGGCGGAATTTAATCGTATCCCTGGGGTTGCCCCCAATGTTGGTGGTTTTATCTCCCATCGTATGGACGAAGTACTTTCGGGGGTCAGAAGTGCGATCGCCGTTAAAATCTTTGGCCCCGACCTTGAACAACTCCGCACCATCGGCAAATCGGTGGAAACCGTCATGGCGGAGATTCCTGGGCTGGTGGATTTACAACTAGAACCCCAAGTCCCTGTGCGTCAGGTGCAAATTCAGTTTGATCGACTGGCCGCAGGGCGATATGGATTAACCGTCGGGCAACTTTCCCGCCTGGTTGAAACCGCATTGAATGGCCGGGTTGCCTCTCAGGTTTTACAAGACCAACAATTATTTGATCTCTTGGTCTGGCTGAAGGCAGA is a window of Synechocystis sp. PCC 7338 DNA encoding:
- a CDS encoding efflux RND transporter permease subunit produces the protein MLNAILKWSIAQRWLVVIGAILVGILGSYNLTQMPLDVFPPFAPPQVEIQTEAPGLAPEEVETLITLPIESAVNGTPGVEIVRSSSAVGISVIKAIFADNTDIYRARQLVTERLQSARSKLPAGAEEPQISPVSSPISTILMYASTVDEPDNPEANLMEVRRRVDREITNQILAVPGVSQVVAYGGDVKQYQVLVDPALLKAFNISLQQVTEAVEEANVNAAGGFLLTADQEDVIRGLGRIENISQLADSVVTARDGKPILLRDVAEVTIGPTLTRGDGSVNGQRAVVLVIDKQPQADTPTVSKAVEKTMAEVKAALPAGVNLQVTFRQENFIDAAIANVRDSLRDGIIIVAVVMVLFLMNWRTAVITLSAIPLSLLIGMMILSWFGQGINAMTLGGLAVAIGSVVDDSIVDMENCYRGLRQNQALGNPKHPFQVVYDTSVEVRTSVIFSTVIIAVVFAPIFSLTGVEGRIFAPMGVAYLLSIFASTLVAMTLSPALCALLLTPCRLPSDETWLARICQRIYQPLLKFSTHHPRWIIGAAIAFFVFALSLVPGMGRVFLPEFQEQSLVNAMLLYPGSSLEATNRVGFALQDALKDDPRFSTVQLRSGRAPGDADAGGVNLGHLDVELSDEGIADREASIETLRAEFNRIPGVAPNVGGFISHRMDEVLSGVRSAIAVKIFGPDLEQLRTIGKSVETVMAEIPGLVDLQLEPQVPVRQVQIQFDRLAAGRYGLTVGQLSRLVETALNGRVASQVLQDQQLFDLLVWLKADARNNLETISNLLVDTPTGTKIPLAQVAQISYGTGPNTINRENVSRLIVASANVKGRDLRSVVSDIQTQVRSKVTLPTGYFIQYGGQFESEERASQNLLIFGFLSIVVITVLMYFAVKSLPATLMIMVNLPLALAGGILAIAVTGGVISVASLVGFITLFGVAVRNGLLLVDNYNQKFALALPLAQVIQEGSQERLAAILMTALTSALGMLPLAIGTGAGKEILQPLAIVILGGLFTSTALTLLILPALYAQFGRFLRPSASVTTPESTPINVLTKV
- a CDS encoding efflux RND transporter periplasmic adaptor subunit; this encodes MQNWIIARSWAIPLLLGALVLSPKVTFAHVGHGDEFHQSESAQSAQGVALDGDTIRRLDIQVEPLQPRSLMTGIRATGQIKTLPQQRVEVTTPVGGKLLELLVNPGESVTAGQVVAIMTSAELAELRTTAQDRRSLAIAAVEQAQADLQLAQENYRQQQRVTQSEIEETRIAKQFAQERYNRDQELEANGALPRRQLLESEVALAKANADLTRSQSRLPVSEAVAQIKRAQTALNVAQKQVKLSEETYQTRLQQLGTNARADGTIVITAPIAGIVIDPATTPEHEIKVGESRQDAGEPIFTIINSQQVQVSANIYEKDLGKIRQGQGIRGWGSSTPGKIFTGRINQIGSVVEGENRTVSVKATLDNADGQLKPGLFVELEVLTDRTPTPVLAVPQSAIVKTNDQQNLVFVQNGNIFEPITVTLGQVAGDWVEITDGLFAGDLVVTQRASQLYAQSLRAKPPETVEESEESLEITESTFSLPTSPAWLLPLGGIMAATGLFWAGSLWGKRQRSQPLPGHTLTASQDEPSLEVEKVLVETSSHQDFS